One genomic region from Pogoniulus pusillus isolate bPogPus1 chromosome 40, bPogPus1.pri, whole genome shotgun sequence encodes:
- the KRT222 gene encoding keratin-like protein KRT222 codes for MDKDAEALKAARAELCEARRQWHHMQIEIESLHAVEKGLERSLRATEQQYHMQLQNLEGEIECLEKELLEVRRGIEKQLQEHEILLNTRMKLEEEIATYRSLLEQEENRFGCSVPAPKDDKKPTTSKITFVLPAYGAKQQQGREKVKLLTTQAVLDGNVSKESAEAHGTVQTEKVDEVIKEWEGSFFKDNPRLRKKSVSLRFDLHLAATDEGCLHTTKKALPDIEVRLVMRRSCSIPSIKT; via the exons ATGGACAAAGATGCAGAAGCACTaaaggcagccagagcagagctgtgtgaagCCAGGCGGCAGTGGCACCACATGCAGATCGAGATCGAATCTCTCCACGCTGTG GAAAAGGGCCTGGAGCGCTCGCTGCGTGCCACGGAGCAGCAGtaccacatgcagctgcagaacTTGGAAGGGGAGATTGAGTGCTTAGAGAAAGAGCTGCTGGAAGTCAGAAGAGGCATCGAGAAGCAGCTCCAAGAGCATGAGATCCTGCTGAACACCAGgatgaagctggaggaggagatagCCACCTACCgcagcctgctggagcaggaggagaacag GTTTGGTTGCTCCGTCCCTGCCCCGAAAGACGACAAGAAGCCAACCACCAGCAAGATCACCTtcgtgctgcctgcct atggtgcaaagcagcagcagggcagggagaaggtgaagctgctgaccacacaggcagtgctggatgGAAACGTCTCGAAGGAAAGTGCTGAAGCTCATGGCACTGTACA GACAGAAAAAGTGGATGAGGTCATCAAGGAGTGGGAAGGGTCTTTCTTCAAGGACAACCCTCGGCTCAGGAAGAAGTCAGTGTCACTGCGCTTCGACCTGCACCTGGCAGCCACGGACGAGGGCTGCCTGCACACCACCAAGAAAGCTCTGCCTGACATCGAGGTCAGGCTGGTGATGAGGAGATCCTGCAGCATCCCCTCCATCAAAACCTAA
- the LOC135191758 gene encoding keratin, type I cytoskeletal 12-like, whose product MALSVRTSGACRQFSSRSGLGGGSLRMASSGGGGGGFGGSGLGFGGGSGGGFGAASVLGSGSGFSSGFGGSSAGGVFGSGAFGGGFGGGLGGGYGGGLGSAFGGGLGSGFGSSSGAGFGGGFGGGSGAGFGGSFGPAGAGDGGLLSGSKKETMQNLNDRLAAYLDKVRSLEDANTELERKIREWYERNGPGAAVPGAGNDYSKFCPVIEDLRNKIITATIDNARVILQVDNARLAADDFRLKYENEVALHQSVEADINGLRRVLDELTLTRADLEMQIESLNEELAYLKKNHEEELQGIQSSTVGQVSVEMDAAPGTDLTKLLNDMRGQYEVIAEQNRKEAEAWFNEKSGELKREISTHTEQLQSGKSEITDLKRTLQSLEIELQSHLAMKKSLEDTLAETEGGYCAQLQQMQLQIGNLESQLFQVRADTERQNAEYQQLLDIKTRLEMEIETYRRLLDGELLSSGQGVTFESSSLTGPKSQTQSLDSSQDPTKTRKIKTIVEEVVDGKVIASHVKEVEEKI is encoded by the exons ATGGCGCTGTCCGTGCGCACCAGCGGGGCATGCCGGCAGTTCTCCTCTCGGAGCGGGCTTGGGGGGGGATCTCTGAGGATGGCCTCTtctggtggtggaggaggaggcttcGGTGGCAGTGGACTGGGGTTTGGTGGTGGATCTGGTGGAGGTTTtggtgctgcttctgtgcttggCTCAGGCTCTGGCTTCAGCTCAGGGTTCGGCGGCAGCAGCGCAGGAGGAGTCTTCGGGAGCGGTGCCTTTGGGGGAGGCTTTGGTGGAGGTTTAGGTGGTGGCTATGGAGGTGGCTTAGGAAGTGCTTTTGGtggggggttaggaagtggttttggcagcagctcaggtgcTGGGTTCGGAGGTGGCTTTGGTGGAGGCTCAGGCGCGGGGTTCGGAGGCAGCTTTGGCCCTGCTGGTGCCGGGGATGGAGGACTTCTCTCTGGCTCCAAAAAGGAAACCATGCAGAACCTCAACGACCGCCTGGCTGCTTACCTGGACAAAGTCAGGTCCCTGGAGGATGCCAACACGGAGCTGGAGAGGAAGATCCGAGAGTGGTACGAGAGGAACGGCCCCGGCGCGGccgtgccaggggctgggaacGACTACAGCAAATTCTGCCCCGTGATCGAGGACCTGCGCAACAAG ATCATCACGGCCACCATCGACAACGCCAGGGTGATCCTGCAGGTGGACAacgccaggctggcagctgacGACTTCAGGCTGAA GTATGAGAACGAAGTGGCTCTGCACCAGAGCGTGGAGGCTGACATCAATGGGCTGCGCAGGGTCCTGGACGAGCTGACCCTGACCAGAGCTGACCTGGAGATGCAGATCGAGAGCCTCAACGAGGAGCTGGCCTACCTGAAGAAGAACCACGAGGAG GAGCTTCAgggcatccaaagcagcacagtTGGCCAAGTCAGTGTGGAAATGGATGCTGCTCCCGGAACCGACCTGACCAAGCTGTTGAATGACATGAGGGGGCAGTACGAGGTCATCGCCGAGCAGAACCGCAAGGAGGCTGAAGCGTGGTTCAATGAGAAG AGCGGAGAGCTGAAGAGGGAAATCTCCACCCACACCGAGCAGCTTCAGTCGGGGAAGAGCGAGATCACAGACCTGAAACGGaccctgcagagcctggagaTCGAGCTGCAGTCCCATCTGGCCATG AAAAAATCCCTGGAGGACACTTTAGCAGAAACAGAAGGAGGttactgtgcccagctccaaCAAATGCAGCTCCAGATCGGGAATCTGGAGTCGCAGCTGTTCCAGGTGAGGGCTGACACGGAGCGGCAGAATGCGGAgtaccagcagctgctggacatTAAAACCCGCCTGGAGATGGAGATCGAGACCTACCGGCGCCTGCTGGACGGCGAACTGCT GAGCTCGGGACAGGGAGTTACGTTTGAAAGCTCATCCTTGACGGGGCCCAAGTCACAAACACAGTCCCTGGACTCTTCTCAGG ATCCTACCAAAACCAGAAAGATCAAGACAATTGTTGAAGAGGTGGTCGATGGCAAAGTCATTGCATCCCATGTTAAGGAAGTTGAAGAGAAGATCTAA
- the LOC135191775 gene encoding keratin, type I cytoskeletal 20-like encodes MAFSTRSIQRGAGPHQQSSATSVTSRKVSVQRMTAPSVYGGAGGSGTRISTSYGQGLGGGWQLSITGSDLLLAGTEKATMQNLNDRLASYLERVRSLEKANALLETQITEWYQKHTPDVRQDYSSYFQTIEELQSKISAAQLDNARLVLQIDNAKLAADDFRLKYENELLLRQSVESDISGLMRVRDDLTLTQTDLESQIESMKEELIFLKKTHEEEVTRLRKQVGGSVSVEVDAAPGVDLAGIMEKMRTQYEELAEKNRQEAKERFEKQTEQLNQEVAINVEQLQVQRKEVMERRQIFQNLELELQSHLSMNRSLEGSVAEVEARYSSQLAQIQDTIGSLEAQLRQLRADLEAQSSQHSLLLDVKTRLELEIATYRRLLEGEDLGHIKVDTATAELDKESSKIKKIKTIVEEVVDGKVVSSQVKEFEEKV; translated from the exons ATGGCCTTCTCCACCCGTAGCATCCAGCGGGGTGCAGGTCCCCACCAGCAGTCCAGTGCCACCAGTGTGACCTCCAGGAAGGTGTCTGTGCAGAGGATGACAGCTCCCAGCGTGTACGGCGGAGCCGGCGGCTCCGGCACTCGCATCTCCACCAGCTACGGGCAGGGCCTGGGGGGGGGCTGGCAGCTCAGCATCACTGGCAGcgacctgctgctggctggcaccGAGAAAGCAACCATGCAGAACCTCAACGACCGTTTGGCTTCCTACCTGGAGAGGGTTCGCTCCCTGGAGAAGGCAAACGCCCTGCTGGAGACGCAGATCACGGAGTGGTACCAGAAGCACACCCCGGACGTGAGGCAGGACTACAGCTCCTACTTCCAGACCATCGAGGAGCTCCAAAGCAAG AtcagtgctgcacagctggACAACGCACGGCTGGTCCTGCAGATCGACAATGCCAAGCTGGCTGCTGACGACTTCAGGCTGAA GTACGAGAacgagctgctgctcaggcagagcGTGGAGAGCGACATCAGTGGCCTGATGCGGGTGCGCGACGACCTGACCCTGACCCAGACTGACCTGGAGTCACAGATCGAGAGCATGAAGGAGGAACTCATCTTCCTCAAGAAGACCCACGAGGag GAGGTCACCAGGCTGCGCAAGCAGGTGGGAGGCTCGGTCAGCGTCGAGGTGGATGCTGCTCCAGGAGTGGACCTGGCAGGTATCATGGAGAAGATGAGGACCCAGTACGAGGAACTGGCAGAGAAGAACCGCCAGGAAGCCAAGGAGCGCTTCGAAAAGCAG ACCGAGCAGCTGAACCAGGAGGTGGCCATCAacgtggagcagctgcaggtccagaggaaagaGGTGATGGAGCGCAGGCAGATCTTCCAGAACCTGGAGCTGGAACTGCAGTCCCACTTGAGCATG AATAGGTCTCTGGAGGGCTCCGTGGCTGAGGTGGAGGCTCGCTACAGCAGCCAGCTCGCCCAGATCCAGGACACGATCGGCAGCCTGGAGGCGCAGCTGCGGCAGCTGCGTGCGGACTTGGAGGCgcagagcagccagcacagcctgctgctggacgTCAAAACGCGCCTGGAGCTGGAGATCGCCACGTACCGACGGCTGCTGGAGGGGGAGGACCTCGG CCACATCAAAGtggacacagccacagcagagctggataaag AATCAAGTAAAATCAAGAAGATCAAGACCATTGTTGAAGAGGTGGTGGATGGCAAAGTTGTGTCCTCTCAGGTCAAGGAGTTTGAAGAGAAGGTGTAA